A part of Phycisphaerae bacterium genomic DNA contains:
- a CDS encoding HAD family hydrolase, whose translation MTATTSSIPTTTTDGPITAEEKGQVMTTKAVIFDLDDTLMAEGPAYRTCFLETCRTAHEHYQIEPEELLEALGRHAELLWRKSGLIEYCREMGIIWSEGLWGTFEGDQPNLRSLAEWVPAYRVEAWSKALADHGVIDLLLAEELADDFIRRRRECHELFSEALEVLDHCRSKYSLAMVTNGAPDIQMAKVRAARLEPYFKSILISGEVGVGKPDPRIFRMALEQLGVGPEEAVMVGNSLQRDIRGARNAGIRAIWMQLDGVKPDDDVEPDAKITNLSQLPALL comes from the coding sequence ATGACGGCGACGACGAGTTCGATCCCGACGACGACTACTGATGGGCCGATCACCGCTGAGGAGAAAGGGCAAGTCATGACCACCAAAGCCGTCATCTTCGATCTGGACGACACGCTGATGGCTGAAGGGCCGGCGTATCGCACGTGCTTTCTGGAGACCTGCCGGACCGCCCACGAGCATTATCAGATCGAGCCCGAGGAGTTGCTCGAAGCCCTTGGCCGCCACGCGGAACTGCTGTGGCGAAAGAGCGGGTTGATCGAGTACTGCCGCGAGATGGGCATCATCTGGTCGGAGGGGCTATGGGGTACTTTCGAGGGCGATCAGCCGAACCTCAGGAGCCTCGCGGAGTGGGTTCCCGCGTACCGGGTTGAGGCGTGGTCGAAGGCGTTGGCGGATCACGGCGTGATCGATCTGTTGCTGGCGGAGGAACTGGCTGACGACTTTATCCGCCGCCGGCGCGAGTGCCACGAGTTGTTTTCGGAGGCGCTGGAGGTTTTGGATCACTGCCGGTCAAAGTACTCGCTGGCGATGGTCACCAACGGCGCACCGGACATCCAGATGGCCAAGGTCCGGGCGGCACGGCTCGAACCGTACTTCAAGAGCATTCTGATTTCCGGCGAAGTGGGCGTCGGCAAGCCGGACCCGCGCATCTTTCGGATGGCCCTGGAACAGCTCGGCGTCGGCCCGGAGGAGGCTGTGATGGTCGGCAACAGTCTGCAGCGGGACATCCGCGGGGCCAGAAACGCCGGCATCCGCGCGATCTGGATGCAGCTCGATGGCGTCAAACCCGACGACGACGTCGAACCCGACGCGAAGATCACCAACCTGAGCCAGTTGCCGGCGTTGCTGTAG